In one Arachis duranensis cultivar V14167 chromosome 9, aradu.V14167.gnm2.J7QH, whole genome shotgun sequence genomic region, the following are encoded:
- the LOC107465555 gene encoding uncharacterized protein LOC107465555 has translation MSHKKDWRETKTVLLIEECSAIIQNNLPEKLKDPGSFMKPCTLGDACTRTTQCDLGASINLIPASLIKKLCLTEEVKPTRICLQLADDSIKIPSGVIEYMIVRVGPFAFSSDFVVLDMDEHKSASLILGRPFLITGRTLIDIEKGEVTLRFNEEKFVLNAVKAMQH, from the coding sequence ATGAGTCATAAGAAAGATTGGAGAGAGACAAAAACAGTCCTCCTTATTGAAGAGTGCAGTGCAATCATTCAAAACaacttaccagagaagcttaaggaccctggaagctttatgaaaCCATGCACTCTAGGTGATGCTTGTACAAGGACAACTcaatgtgaccttggagcaagcatcaacctaatacctgcttCATTAATAAAGAAGCTTTGCTTGACTgaggaagtcaaaccaacccgcatatgccttcaacttgctgatgatTCTATTAAGATACCATCAGGAGTAATCGAATACATGATTGTCAGGGTTGGACcctttgctttttcttctgaCTTTGTGGTGTTGGACATGGACGAGCACAAGAGTGCATCCCTGATTCTAGGGAGACCCTTCTTAATTACAGGAAGAACCCTCATTGATAttgaaaaaggggaagtaaccctgagattCAATGAGGAAAAGTTCGTactgaatgctgtaaaagccatGCAGCATTAA